GACAGCCTTTTTGCTTTCCAGGCTAACGCCGTCTGCCGGCAAGGCGAGAAGCGAAGATCCGCCACCGGAAATCAGCACGATGACAAGATCATCCTCGGTAAGGTCGGAGACTTGCGCCAGAATTTTCTCAGCTGCTTTTTGACCGGCTTCATCCGGCACAGGATGTCCTGCCTCAACAACTTCAATTTTTTCAAGGGGCAAGCCATGGGCGTAGCGAGTAATCACTACTCCTTCAAGCGGGCCATGTGCCCAGTTTTTCTCAATAACTTCTGCCATGGAGGCTGCCGCTTTTCCAGCGCCAACCACAATCGTTCTGCCTGAAACAGGTTCAGGGAGAGGCATTTTTTCCGCAGAAGGATAAGCAGTCGTAACCGCCAGTCGGAAGAGCGATAAAAGAAACTCTTCAGGTGCTAAAATATCGTCAGTCACAGTTTAGGCTCAGGCTTTACTCTTCTTCATACTTGGGTAGATCATCATGGATATCATAGTAATCTCCCTTAGAGCCAACAAAGATATGGCTGGCCGAACGAATACCCGTGGGCTCCTCAAGACAGCCTGCTGTAATGCTCATTGTTTGGGGCCTATTTAGCTCAAAAAAGAACATACTGGCACCGCAAGTTTTACAAAAACCACGCTTCGCGATGTCTGAGGATTGATACCAGGTCAAGCCATCGTCTTTGATGAAATTGAGACCTTCCATAGGTGCGGTCGTATAAGCAACCGCATCTCCGTGAAATTTCCGGCACATCTTGCAATGACAAACAATGGGATCCCGCATATCTCCCTGAATTTCAAACGAAACTTCACCGCAGAGACAGCCTCCTCTTACAACTTTGGTCACCGCTGTCTTTCCCCCTATTCAAGCAATTTCCACATCGACGCGCGCATCGTTGTAACATGCCCCTTCACAGAGGTCAGCCTTAGATGTCGGCGCCAAAGCAGAAACCGTTTGGTTGTTGCGTGTCGTCACAAACCAGGAGCCCTTGGGAGAATAGACAACACCTGGTCGAACATCTTCCGTGATTTTCAAAGGAAGGAACACCTCACCCAAGTCATTAAACACCCGAACCTCGGCACCATCTCTCAGGCTTCTTGCTTTTGCATCAATTGGATTCATTTCAAGTTCGGGCGTTTTTGTATTCGCCTTAACTCCACCAAAAGTCGACGTAATCAATTTATTCGAAGAAGGTGTAATAAGGACCAAAGGGTACTGGCTTTCTAAAGGCCGAAAGGTTGGGATCTGCTGACCATATTTCTGCTCTAGATAATCAGAGCTAAGCTCTATCCGCCCAGAAGGTGTTTTTGGCATCACATTTTCAAAGAGGATCACTTCGCCCAGTTCCTGTTCCATCGAAACAGAAGTCCCGACCAGTAATTCAGATGGCCGAACTCCGTGAAACCGAGGATCATTAGGATCCAACGCTTCATCCATGAGCTCCTTATCCGTTGCGGCAAAGGCAGGATCATTAAATCCGAAGCGCTTCGCTAAACGGCGAAAAATCTCCATATTAGGCAGGGCTTCTCCCACTGGGTCTATGACAGGTTCTGCCCGCTGGACATAAGGTTGTCCATATGCGCAGTAAATATCGTCATGTTCGAAATGGGTACAGGCCGGCAAGATAATGTCAGCATATTTCATGCTATCCGTCATGGTCACGTCACATCCAACGATGAACAGATCTTCTCTTGCGAGCCCTCTTTTCATTTGGTTCTGATCCGGTGCGACAATGACCGGATTATGATCATAGATAAACACGCCTTTGATCGGTGTTTCCAAATCGTCCTCATCCAAGTGCCGTCCAATATCTAGGATATTCAGAGTTCGGGTTCCCTCCGGCACAAAATCAGGACGCGTCAATTTGGCTGATGTTTTGGGAAACAGATTACCCGAGCCACCGACGATACCGCCCCCCCGAACTCCGAACTTATTTGTCAGTGCTGGAATAGCGTAAATAGCGCGAACACTATTTCCACCATTTTGGTTGCGCTCAATTCCATTCCCAACAGCAAAAGCCGCAGGGCTACGCTCCTTAATCAAGGACGCGAATTCCTCTATCTGTTCAAGACTAATTCCACATATTTCCGACGCGGCTTCAAGAGAGAGGCTTTTTGCCTGCTCCATTACCTCTGTAGCACCTTTGACATGCGCATCAATAAATGCCTGATCAAATGCTCCTTTTGCTTCAAGCAACTGAAGCAAGGCAAACGCCAGTACAATGTCTGTACCTGGTTTTACCGGCAGGTATAAATCGGCCTGATCCGCAACCTTAATTTTTTTGGGGTCCACAACAACAACTTTAGCTCCACTCGCTTTTGCCTTCTTAATCAACGGCGCTAGATGGAGGTTGGAAAAAGTGACATTGTTTCCCCAAACAACAATTAGCTTCGCATGCACAATTTGTTCAGGCTGCATGGCTGGCGCTGACCCAAAAGTCCCCATATAGGCTTCGCCTTTAACACCGCCGCACATCGGGCGCCGTGAAAGCAACGTCGCTCCTAATTTGTGAAAGAAGCGCAAATCCATGGAACCACCTGCCAACATCCCATGGGGGCCCGCATAATTCAGCGGCAAAATGGCTTCAGGTCCATATTCTGCGATGATGTCTGAAAAACGATCGAAGATTGCATCGAGCGCTTCATCCCAACTGATCCGTTCAAATTCGTCACCGCCTCTAGCACCTATTCGCTTCAGCGGATACATCAGTCGGCCGGCTTCATGCACAAATTCTGGGTAATACTGGGATACTTTGTTGCAAATAACCCCATTTGTCAGGGGGTTTGCTTTGGATCCGCGAACTTTGACAATCTGGTTATCTTCAACGGTGACGGATAAGCTGCAGGTATCAGGGCAATCCAATGTGCAGACACTCGGGCGTTCCAGACGCATTTCAGACCTCTTCTAACTCTAGGACCAGCCTAAAGATTAAATCAAACCGGTTCCTTCAAAAGATCCACTGCGTCAATCAGTGAGGTACCAATTTGTGCTAGAAACGGTTAGCGCGATAAGGCCACAAGGATATGGTTTCAGGTTTTTCCAATGCTAGATCCCGAACCAGACGTGCCGTTGTGACTCCCATCGTCATTCCATAATGCTGATGCCCAAAGGCAAGAATAACATTCCGGCTCTTCTGAGATCGCCCAATAACAGGTAGAGAATCTGGTGTGGATGGTCGATACCCTAGCCAAACATCCTGCTCAGTTGTGTCGAGGTTTGGAAGCATTTTCTTGGCAAAAGGAAGAAGTTTGCGAATTCTTCTAAAATCGGGACCTCTCTCCAATCCGGCAAATTCGACCTGACTGGTCATGCGGATGCCCCTTTCCATGGGCGCCAATACAAAGGATTTTTCACCATATACAATAGGACGTGAAATTCCCTTATCACCGAGGGGTGGTAGCATCATGTGATACCCCCTCTCGGTGTCCAACAGGACTTCCGAGCCGACCTGTTCAGCCAAATGTTTGGACCAGGCCCCAGTTGCAATCACCAGCTTATCAGCCGTAAATTCTTTGCCACCACCACTCGCAGACACCTTGTCTTTTGAAACAATGTGAATGGTATCTATGTTGGAAATCTCAACTGTTCCGCCAATACTGCGAAATGCATCAGCAATACCGTGAACAACTTTTTCAGGATTGAGTAAAAAGCGTGCCTTGGATTGATAAATGCCATGCTGGAAAATTCCATTAAGGTTCGGCTCCAGATCCGTGATCTCCTTTTGCCCCAATACATCAAACGGCGCTTTCATTTCCGTCATTAATTGGCGCATATCCCGTGTTGCCTGAAAACCCTCCTCACTGTCATAGACTTTCAGCCAGCCAACATCCTGGATCAGGTGCTCAAGTTTTAGGGTTTTCATGAAACGGGCCCAATCCCGAGTGGCGTATTGCGTTATCTGTTTCAGATAGGTCGCATTATGATGAACACGTTCTTCGCGGGCTTCCTGTGCAAATCGTAACAGCCATGGCAAAGCCTTGCCAAAATATGACCAACGTAAGGTTAAAGGCCCGGTTGGGTCCAACAACATGGATGGTACATCTTTAAGGATACCCGGCATTGAATTTGGAACACAGCCATCTGCGACAATTGCACCCGCATTCCCATAAGACGTCCCGGCACAAGGGCCGACACGATCAATGAGAGTGGTTTGAAAACCCGCTTTTTGGAGCATATATGCACTGCTGACACCAACTATGCCGGCTCCAACTACAATTGCAGTTTTTTGTTCCTTCTTAGCCATTTACCTTCCCACGTTTTATCTTCCGCTACAGTGTAACCGGATCGAGCGCGGGCTGCAAAAAAGAAAAGCCACCCGAAGGTGGCTCTGTGAATTTTGATGTCAGTCCTGCAACTGATCCCATACTTCCTGATCTCGCTCATCCGTCCAGATCCGCGGCCAGTCAATGCCGTCAAATTCATCCCAAAGACGTTGGACATCAAATGGCAGGCAGTGTTCAAATATTGGCCACATGCCAAATTTTGGCGCCAGATGTTCATGAGTGGCCAAGAAGGCTTCTTTTAGCGTACCGCCTCTTTTATGAACTTCACCAACTTTTTCAATCATACCGTTTAGAAAACCACGTGTCTGCTCAATGGCTGCGTCTACCTGATCTCGGCCACGTGCAACAGCACCTCGACCACCGATCAGGATCTCAGCTTCATAAGACTTAACCTTGTCCAAAGTTTCTGAGGCCCAATCAAAATGGAAAGCATCACCTGTATACAAAGCCGCGGCTGCCTCCACCAAATCACCAGCAAACAAGATCTTCTGCTTTGGCAACCAAGCAATGATGTCACCAGCCGTGTGTCCACGGCCGCAGAACTCGAGAACCAGGTCCCCTCTATCGCCGCCAAGTGGAATAGTGAGCTTGTCGTTAAATGTAATATCAGGATGAGTTAGACCTGGAATACCTTCCGGCTCCCGGAATAGCCTTGGCATGCGGCCGAACTCGCTATCCCAGTCCTCTTTTCCACGCTCCTCAATCAGAAACTTGGTTTTCTCGTGGGTGATAATGCTCTCAGCCTGAAAAGCACTCGCTCCCAGAACACGAACTGCATGGTAATGGGACAGCACCAAATATTTTACCGGCTTCTGAGTATGCTCCCGAAGTTTTTCCAACCAGTCATTAGCAGCCCGCGGAGTTGCTCTGGCTTCAAATGCAATCAAGAAATCCTCTGCCTCAATCGCACCAACATTTGGATCACCTTCCGCCGTCAGGGCATAGACCCCTTCGCTCAACACTTCTAGCGTTTCGGTTTTTTCTTCGGTATCTGCTGAAGACGCAAAAGGTTTTTTTGCCATTTTCTCACCCTTACATAAGTTGCTATTTGATCCTGGCCCCTTTGGAGCGATCTTATGGTTTAAAGCCAATAGCACAATTTAGTTTCAAAAGTAACTATTTTTTATTGCCCTTGGCTTCCCATGAGGTTAAAGTAATTTCAACTGAAACTAAATTCAATGATCAATCGGACGAAAAGGGATCCCCATGTTGAGCCTGAATGAAACCCATGCTCCAAATCTGAAAAGCTGGATTGCTACTGCAAATGATGGGAAAACCGATTTTCCAATTCAAAATCTTCCGTTTGCAGTGTTTCGTAGAGCTGGCAGCTCAGATCAATTTGCAATCGGCGTTGCAATCGGCGATCAAATCCTCAACTTGAGAAAAGTAGCAAACACTGGGGCTCTGGACCTTGGCGATCAAAACATTCTTTCCGCGATAAAATCTGAAAAATTAAATGAGTTAATGAGCCTCGGCGCAAAGAGCTGGTCAACATTGCGCAAAGCTCTTTCACAGGGTCTTCGCGAGGGGTCAGCCGCCGAGGGTCAACTTAAATCCTGCCTTTTCCCCATGGACGAGGCAGAATACACAGTTCCTTGTACTATTCCCGATTACACAGACTTTTATGCGTCAGTTTATCATGCAACCAACATTGGTGCATTATTCCGGCCGGACAATCCACTGCTGCCCAATTACAAATGGATTCCAATCGGATATCATGGTCGCTCTTCTTCTATCGGTGTTTCTGGCCAAACCTTTCCACGCCCGAAGGGTCAAACAAAAACTCCTGATGCAGAAACCCCCTCTTTTGGGCCCTGTAAACGCCTGGATTTCGAACTTGAAATGGGCATTTTAGTCGGCCCCGGAACTGAACTTGGAGACAGCGTCTCAATTGATCAAGCGGAAGAGCATGTATTTGGTATGTGCCTGTTCAATGATTGGTCAGCACGAGACATTCAGGCCTGGGAATATCAGCCCCTTGGTCCGTTCTTGGCCAAAAACTTCGCCTCAACCATGTCGCCATGGATCGTAACCATGGAAGCACTGGCGCCCTATAGGACCAGCTTTGCCCATCCAGCAGATGATCCTCAACCTATGGAATATCTGGCTTCTGAACAAAACAGCAAATCAGGTGGTCTGGACATCAACCTGGATGTCCTTATTCAGACAGAGAAAATGAAATCTGAAGAACAGGCCCCTCACTCACTCGCCACCTCCAATATGAAATACAGCTATTGGACAGTAGCGCAGATGGTGACCCACCACACTGTTGGTGGCTGCAACCTGAACCCAGGCGACTTGATGGCAACTGGAACCATGTCAGGCCCAGATGCGACGGAGGCCTGTGCGATGATTGAGCTAACTAAAGGCGGTAAAGAACCAATTACTCTTCCCAATGGCGAAAGCCGAACTTTTATAGAAGATGGCGATACCATTGTGATCACTGGACACTGTGAGCGCGAGGGAGCCGTCAGAATTGGTTTTGGCAGCTCTGTTGGAACTGTCATTGCTGCAAGGAACAGCTAACAACATGCTTGAACTTTTTAACTACTTCCGCTCTTCCGCGGCTTATCGGGTGAGGATCGCACTTAATTTAAAGGAGATCGAACATGTTCTCACACCAGTCAACCTGGTGAAAAAGGAACATCAGTCTCCTGAATACTTAAAACTCAATCCCCAAGGGCTTGTTCCATCCCTCAAACTTGATGATGGTCGTATTCTGACGCAATCGCCTGCGATCTTAAACTACCTTGAAAAGGTCTATGCCGAGGTCAAACTTCTGCCAGAAGATCCTTTCTTAGCCGCCTCAATTCAAAGTTGGTGCGACATTATCGGCTGCGACATTCATCCAATAGATAATCTTCGTGTTTTGAATTACTTAACGTCGAAACTTAACGTTTCAGAAGAAGATAAGCTCACTTGGTATGCTTACTGGATTGAAAAAGGGTTCGCTGCCCTGGAGCCCCAACTTGTAGGATCACCTTATTGTGCAGGCCCTGAAGTTACAATGGCAGACCTTTATCTAGTACCACAGGTTTATAATGCCCTTCGCTTTAAGGTAGACCTGACCCCCTTCCCCAAAATTGCTGCAATCTATTCTGCCTGCAATCAGTTGCCAGCCTTTAAAGACGCGGCACCTGAAAACCAGTCCGATTGCCCACCGGATTTGAAAACCTAGAAACTGCTTGGTTTAGGGAAAAATCATATGTACCATTCTCCTCATAGCTGAAATAAATAATTAATATTCGGCTTGATTGGCAGGTAACTGCAAATCATTGGGGAGGAAAAACATGTATGACTATATTGTTGTCGGTGGTGGATCCGGCGGATCTGTCGTGGCCAGTCGGCTGAGCGAAGATCCGGCAGTTAAAGTGTGCCTTCTGGAGGCAGGCGGTCCGGATAAAAGTATTCTGATCCATGCACCGATTGGCGTCGCCGCTATGCTGCCCCGGAAGCTTAACAACTGGGCCTTTGAAACTGTGCCACAACCCGGTCTGAATAATCGCAAAGGCTATCAGCCTCGTGGCAAGACCCTCGGCGGATCCAGCTCAATTAACGCGATGCTCTATGTCCGTGGCCACAAATGGGATTACGATCATTGGGCAAGCCTCGGCAATACGGGTTGGTCTTATGACGAAGTCCTTCCCTACTTTAAACGAGCAGAGAATAATGAGCGGGGCGGTGACGAATTTCACGGCACAGGCGGCCCATTGAATGTTGCAGACCTCAGATCCAAAAAGAAAATCGGCGATGTTTTTCTGGACGCTGCCCGAGAACTTCAATTCCCAATAACAGATGACTTTAACGGCGCAGACCAAGAAGGTGTGGGGTTTTACCAAACCACTCAAAAAAATGGCGAAAGATGGAGCGCCGCGAAGGGATATCTTACCCCGAATTTAGATAGACCTAATTTGACTGTAATTACCCACGCGCCCGCAACCAAAATCCTGCTGGATGGAAAAAAGGCGGTTGGGGTCCAGTATCAACAAGGTCGAGAGTTGAAGGAAATAAAAGCAACTCAAGAGGTAATCCTCTGCGGCGGTGCGTTTGCGACCCCGCAACTCATGCTGCTTTCTGGAATAGGGCCTGCTGAAGCAATTAAGGAGCAAGGCCTGGATGTTCATCATGAATTGAAAGGTGTTGGGGAGAACCTGCAAGATCACATTGATTATGTGACTGCCTACCGCTCAGATTCTAAAGATACCCTCGGCATAACCCTTGGCGGGCTAGGTGAGATTTTAAGTGGCATTTCTGAATGGCGAAAAAAGCGGACAGGGATTATCACAACCCCTTTTGCGGAAGCTGGTGCGTTTCTTAAAACCTCTCCAAGTCTGGAGGTGCCTGATTATCAACTCCACCTGGTCATTGGAATGATTGATGATCATGCACGAAAAACCAATTTGGGTTATGGATTTAGCTGTCATTGCTGTGTCCTTCGTCCAAAGAGCCGGGGTACGGTCAGGCTAAACTCGCCAAACCCACAAGCCGCCCCAAGAATTGATCCGAACTTTTTTGGGAATGAAGATGATCTTCAAACTCTCTTAAAAGCCGTCAAGGAAATGGAGAGACTTCTTCACGCTCCAGCTTTCGACAAATACCGAGGCAAAGCACTCTATCCGGTGGATTTGAGTTCAGACGAAGCGCTAATAGAAGCTCTTCGAAATCGCTCTGACACGGTTTACCATCCCGTTGGCACGTGCAAAATGGGAACCGATGATATGTCTGTGGTTGATCCGGAATTAAGGGTTCATGGGATGGAGAATTTGCGGATTGTTGATGCTTCCGTCATGCCCACCTTGATTGGCGGAAACACGAATGCGCCAACTATCATGATTGCTGAAAAAGCGTCTGACATGATCAAGGCCAGCGCAAAGCAGAGATCACATCAAGCTGCATAAATCCGCAAAGTAACTTGACCCGGGATGTCTTTCACCGTTTAGTCGGTGAAAGACAACAACTCTGGTAAACTTTATGGCTCTTCAGCTTTTTGTCGGAACTGTTCTAATTATCCTGTGCGTTATCAATCATGCCTTATGTCTTGAGGTATTGCTCCGGCGCGTCAAAGTCTCAGGCCAGAAATGGGAACTGCGAATGCCCGTCCTTGGCCATGTGGTTATTATGATAATCGTTGTTCTCGGCATCTTTTTGGCGCATACGATCGAGGCATGGATATGGGCAATTTTCTATTGGCTGGCAGAGGAAAACGAAACTCTGTCGGAAGCCGTCTACTTTTCCACAGTTACCTTTACCACACTTGGATTTGGCGACATTACCCTATCTGAAGACTGGAGAATAACCTCTTCACTACAGGCTGTAAGCGGCATTCTCTTGTTCGGTTGGAGTACAGCCTTTCTGGTAAATGTTCGTGCGTTCTACTGGCGCAAACATGGTATGTCTGCTCATATCCCCCCGTATCTGGATCACGAAGAACAATCCCCGAAAGACAAATAAAAGCCCCGGCCAATGGCCGGGGCTTTCTGAACTATTTAAATTTCCGTCTATTCCTTAACGGTATGCACAACACGTTGTGGGAATGGAATACTAATACCATTCTTATCAAAAGTTTCTTTGAACTGCTTCGTCATATCAAATTTCAGAGGCCAGTAATCGCTGGCGTTACACCATATTCTTACCGTGAAATTGACTGAACTGTCAGCAAGTTCAGAAACAACAACCATTGGCGCAGGGTCTTTTAGAGCCCGCTCATCCCCTTGAATAACGGAAAGCATCAAGTCACGCGCCTTGTCCATATCATCCGCGTAATCAATCCCCATCAGCAGATCAACCCGACGGGTGGAATGGAAGCTGAAATTCTTAATTGCGCTTCCCCATACACTCGCGTTCGGCAAAATAATCTGGACGTTATCGGGGGTCGCCATTTCGGTGTTGAACAAGTTCAGTGCCTTGACGGTTCCACTGTAGCCCGCAACCTCAACAAAGTCCCCGACGCGGAAAGGCCGGAACAAAAGAAGCATAACGCCGCCAGCAACATTGGAAAGCGTTCCTTGCAAAGCAAGACCAATTGCCAAACCGGCAGCACCCAATACTGCGATCAGGCTGGCCGTTTGCACACCGAACTGCGCCAGGACCAAGAGTAGCGTAATCGCCATAATGGACATGCGCATCAGGTTGCTCAAAAAGTTGACGACAGTTACGTCAACTTTGCGTTTATTCATTGCCTTTGCGAGCAGACCTGGAAGCCACTTGGAGATGATATTCCCGATAATCAGGATAATAATGGCCCCAATAACATCGAGACCATAAGTCGTCAGGATAGTAACCAACTCCTCCGTTACTGCCTGAATATCAAAATTTTCCCAAGAATTCATAGGAGACACCCCTCTTAGAGTCTTAGATAGTTGTTTATTAAGGCTCTAATGTTTCAGGATGCTCCAGTTTTGTCCAGAAATTTGGCGTAACTTGAGAATTTATTTCTCGTAGTCTGCGGCAACGCTATATTTTGGATCTTCCAGAACAGACACTTCCACCATATTCCGCGCTTTGTGAAGCAAACTTCTGCAATCTTTACTTAAATGGCGAAGATGTAGCTGCTTACCTGCATTCGTGTATTTTTCTGCCAGACTATCAATCGCCTGCAAACCTGAATGATCGACCACGCGACTACCTTGAAAATCGATAATCACGTCTTCCGGATCATTTTTCGGATCGAAAAGCTCCTGAAAGCTTGCAACAGAACCAAAAAACAAGGGACCTTCCAGTTTATAAACCTTGGAGCCCTGATCATTTATTTCCGTCTTGACGTGGATCTTCTTAGCAGTCTCCCATGCGTATACGAGAGCGGATACAATAACCCCAACAACAACGGCAATCGCAAGGTCACTAGCGACCGTGACGCCAGAAACCAATACCAGAACAAACGCGTCTGATTTCGGGATTTTCGTAATGATCCGAAAACTGGACCAGGCAAATGTCGCTATAACAACCATAAACATCACACCGACAAGGGCTGCTAAAGGAATTTGCTCAATTAAAGGAGCACCAAACAAAATAAAGCCCAACAAAAAGAGAGCTGCTGAAATGCCTGAAAGACGTGCCCGTCCACCAGACGTCACATTAATCATGCTCTGTCCGATCATGGCGCAACCACCCATGCCACCGAAGAAGCCTGTAACCACGTTCGCAGTACCCTGGGCAATACATTCTTGGCTTGCGCCGCCCCGTGTATCGGTAAGTTCACTCACCAGATTGAGTGTCAGCAGGCTTTCGATCAATCCAATCGCCGCCAAAATGAAGGCATAAGGCAGAATAATCCAAAGGGTTTCCAAATTCATTGGAACCGAGGGAATAGCAAATTCTGGAAACTTACCGGCAATTGACGCAAGATCACCAACGGTGCGTGCTTCAAGGCCCAACCAAATTACCAAGACTGACACGACAAGAATACCAACCAAGGGCGCTGGAATTGCACGGGTAATTTTTGGCGTAAGAAAGATGATCGCCATAGTAAGGGCAACCAGTCCCAGCATGGTGTATAACTGCATCCCTTCAATCCAAACCATTTGGCCATTGGTGTCCGGAACTTGGAACTGCCCGAGCTGGGCTAAGAAAATCACAATAGCCAAGCCGTTTACAAAACCCAGCATGACAGGGTGTGGCACCATTCGGATAAACTTACCAAGACGGAAAACGCCCGCGAGCACCTGAATTACGCCCATCAGCACAACAGTCGCAAAAAGATATTGCACGCCATGCAAGGCAACCAAACTGACCATGACAACCGCCAATGCACCCGTCGCACCGGAAATCATGCCTGGGCGACCACCCATCACCGCTGTTATCAATCCGACTAGAAAAGCTGCATAAAGGCCGACAAGCGGATGGACACCTGCAACAAAAGCGAAGGCCACAGCTTCTGGCACCAGAGCCAGCGCAACAGTCAGCCCGGATAGAAGTTCAGTTTTCAGACGTAATGGAGATAAGTCACCGATGAATGGAATTGTCATAGATTTTGATTGCACTCTAATTTCCCGAACACATTTTCCTACTTTAGCTTATTGTGCATTGCACAATTTATGTCAGCAGTTCTAACCCATTCCCCTTAAAATTACTACCCACTTTTTCTAATATTTA
This genomic stretch from Sneathiella limimaris harbors:
- a CDS encoding SulP family inorganic anion transporter — protein: MTIPFIGDLSPLRLKTELLSGLTVALALVPEAVAFAFVAGVHPLVGLYAAFLVGLITAVMGGRPGMISGATGALAVVMVSLVALHGVQYLFATVVLMGVIQVLAGVFRLGKFIRMVPHPVMLGFVNGLAIVIFLAQLGQFQVPDTNGQMVWIEGMQLYTMLGLVALTMAIIFLTPKITRAIPAPLVGILVVSVLVIWLGLEARTVGDLASIAGKFPEFAIPSVPMNLETLWIILPYAFILAAIGLIESLLTLNLVSELTDTRGGASQECIAQGTANVVTGFFGGMGGCAMIGQSMINVTSGGRARLSGISAALFLLGFILFGAPLIEQIPLAALVGVMFMVVIATFAWSSFRIITKIPKSDAFVLVLVSGVTVASDLAIAVVVGVIVSALVYAWETAKKIHVKTEINDQGSKVYKLEGPLFFGSVASFQELFDPKNDPEDVIIDFQGSRVVDHSGLQAIDSLAEKYTNAGKQLHLRHLSKDCRSLLHKARNMVEVSVLEDPKYSVAADYEK